Sequence from the Sphingomonas sp. SORGH_AS_0950 genome:
GATACCGCTACCCGCGCAAACCATGATGACCGGGGTCAGCGGATTGGCTGGCAAATGAAATCCCGCCTGGCTCTGTCGCACCGCCACGCCGAGCGTATCGCCTTCCTTCAGCCGGGCGAGGAAGGTCGACGCGACGCCTTGATGCAACCGATCGCCCCCCAGTGCCGGCGCCTGCAGGACCGATACCGTGAGCGCACACCGGTTTGGATCAACGAGCGGTGACGAGGCGATCGAATATTGGCGGGCGCGCATCGGGGGAAGGGCCGCGATGAACGTGCCAAGTGCCATGTCAGCCGATGCGAAGCGCTCCAGCAGGTCGAGCAGCGTCACCCGCCGCGCCAATATCTCCGCGGCATAGACGTCCTCCTGCGCCAGCCGTTCGGCCTCTTTGCGCTCCGGCGGGCAGGCTATGGTCGTGGCGATCGCCGAAATCTGCCCACGCGTCGCGGGCTGCTGTAACTCCAGATAGTCGCCGAACAGCGTCTCGGCCGTGACCGGCCTGTCGACGGGCAGGGCAGAGGGCAAACCAGGCGCGCCATGGACGATCACTTCCGTGTTTGGCTCCAGGCCAAAGCGAGTGAGCGCGCGGCGCACCGTTTCGGGCGGATTGCTCGGCAACACCGCCAGATAGTCGCCAGCGCGATAGGTCATGCCCTTGGGTAGGGCGATCTCGATATGCCGTTTCGAGCGGGCACTAGGGCGGTGCAAGTCGACCAGCTCGCGATTGGCGAGGACGGTGCCGTGTCGCAGCTCGTCGAGCTTGAGCAGGCGTTCGCGCGTCCCGCGCCGCACTTCCACGTCGATCCGGGGCTGCGCCTGAACGGCCGGTTCGCGTCCCTGTGACGCTGCAAGCGACGGCCAGAGACCGGCATACCAAGTCTCGAAAGCGCCGAACAGATCGCCAGCGGCATCGCCTTCGCCGCGCGGATGGAGGGCCTGCGCGCCTGCTTTGGCCAATGCGGCATCGACCCGCTTGGGGATCGCCTGCCAGGTGCGGGCCCATTGCCGATTGCCGCACCCGAACACCGCATAACGTCGCCCGTCCAGCGCATGGTCGGGCAAGCCTTCGACCCAAGTAACGAACCGCGCCGCATTGTCGGGCGGGCGTCCTTCATAGGAAGCGGTGGCGACGATCAGGGGCACGCCCTCGGGCAGCCCGGAGGCGTAGTCGTCCAGCGGCGCGACGGTCGCGGCATAGCCCTGCACGGCGGCATCGGCGCCGATCCGCTGGGCGAAGGCTTCGCTGGTGCCGGTGTTGCTGCCGTAAAGGACGAGAAGGGGCCCATTGTCGCCCGGGCTCGGTTCTGTTGGCGCGGTCAGCGGACGTGTCGGGGCGTCTTGCGCCGTGCTGCGCGGCCGTGCCGTCGCTCCGTCCCGGCGACGCGCATGGATATGGAGGTTGGCGGGCTTCAGGGTCAGCGTCTCGCTCACCTCGAGCTTATAGTCGCGGTCGGCCAGGCTGATGTCGAAGCGCTGGAGCATCAGCGCCATGACCAAGATCGCCTCCTGCATGGCAAAGCCGCGCCCGATGCAAGCACGCTGGCCATTCCCGAACGGCTTCCAGGCATGGGGCGGCAGCTTGGCGGCGGCCTCGGGCGCGAACCGCTCGGGGCGGAACGCTTCCGGCTCGTCCCAGACGGTGGGGTCGCGGTGAAGGACAGGCGTCAGGATGAGCAGCGTGTCATCCGGGCTGACAGCATAGCGGCCGCCGATCGTCGTCGCCTCGCGTGGATGGACGCCGAACGCCGGCGCGGTGGGCCAGAGCCGCAGCGTCTCCTGCAGGACCTGCTCGACATAGGTCAGCCGTCCGATATCGTCGATCGTCGGCACATGGCCGCCGAGCACGTCGTCGACATGCGCCTGCGCCTTGGCGAGCGCTTCCGGATGGGTGAGCAGCAGCCAGGTGGCGAAGCTGAGCAATCCGCTGGTCGTCTCATGCCCGGCCACCAGGAAGGTGATCATCTGATAGCCGATATTTTCGCGGCTCAGCATCTCGCCCGTCTCGGGATCGCGCGCCGTCAGCATCCGGTCCAGCAGGTCGCCACGTTCGCCCAGGCGCGGGTCGCCATGGCGCTCCGCGATCAACAGGTCGGAGACGTCGCGCAAGATCCTGATATCGGCTTCGAACCGGCGATTGCGCAGCAGCATCAGCTTGCCCGCCCCCGGTGGCAGCCGCGACCGCCGTCCGGATTCCTCCAGCGCCCCCACCATCGCCGCGACGAAGGGGTGCATCGCGTCCTGATAGAAGCTGTTGAACCGATAATCGAAGGCGCACAGTGCAATCGTGTCGAGTGTCAGCCGGGTCATATTGTCGGCCACGTCGATGGTGGCACCCTCGCCGAACCGCTCCCACCGCACCATCATCTGTTCCGCGATATCGTACATGCGGTCGAACATCGATCGCAGCCCGAGCGGACCGAAAGCGGGCATCAGCAGGCGGTGTGCCTTGCCCCAGTTCGGCTCCTCGTCATGCGCCGTGAACAGGCCGTCTCCGCCGACATAGCGTGCCTCCTGCAAGGGGCGGTGCAGTGCCTTCTTGAAGCGCGTCTCGTCGCACAACTCCTCGGTCAGGGCCTGGCTGCCGACGATCACCAGACCGCGTCCGAACATCTCGATGCGGAACAGCGGGCCATGCTTACGCGCCAGCCGCATCAGGCTCTGCACCGGCGCCTTGGGATCGAGCGCGGCGATGTTGCCGATCAGGGGATAGCCTTTGGGTTGCGGAATGGTGGCCATCGTTCAGTGCCTCCAGGTCATGACGGCGGCATCGATGATCGACCCGGCGTTCGGACGATCGTGTCGACGACCCATCGGTTTGCTCCTCATCCGCTATGTAGGAGCCCACATGAGAATTGGAAACCCATCGGTTTCCAAGGTGCTCTTTTTGGCGGAATTGGCGTATCGGACGAGGATGAATGAAGCGCCTCTGACCGACCGTCTGCCGCCCCGCCTCTTGGAAAGCGCACGCGCGGAATTTGGTCGTCACGGTTTTGCCAAGGCCAATGTCGGGCGGATCGCGACGGCCGCGATGATGTCGAAAAAGACAATCTATCGCCATGTGGCGTCGAAGGAGGCACTGCTTTTCGCGGTGATCCGCTCTGTGGTTGGCGAACTGGCCGCGACGGCCGGACCGCCCAACCCCGATGCGCCGCCCAGGGTATGGTTGACGGGCTATCTGACGGCGTTCTGCCATCTCGCCTTCTCGGACGAAGGCATAACCTCTTACCGCCTCGTTATGAGCGAAGGCGCGCAGTTCCCCGATGTCGCGCGTATCTATATTGAGACGATCAAGACTTATGGGATCAGGCCGCTCGCCAACCAACTTGCCGCCTATATGTCGGTAGGGCGAATGACCATTGACGACCCGGACGGCACCGCGATGATGCTGGTCTCGATGGTCGTGGCCGATGTATTGCGCGACGCCGCGCTTGGCTTGTCAGGCCCGCCGACTGATACCGGATTGCAGCGTCTTATTGAGCGTGCCGTCACCATTTTTCTTACCGGTGTTCTCTTGGACGCTTGCTGACCTACACCCAGCACTTTGCAGGATCATATCCCACACTCTCGAAAGAGACTGACTGGTTGCCCCTCTTGCTAGTTCTGGAAATGGTCGGCGGAAGATCAGTCCGGACGTGTGCTACTCAGGCATGGTAGCAGACGCAATACAGCCTCTGTAAACGTCAATCGACCGATATACTCTGTCCATTAACGCCTACGATGCACGTGAACAAGCGTCTGGAATTGGGAAGCGGATAAGGCATCCTGAATGTCCGGTAGTGTGTCATTTGTAAAAAGTCCGCCCGTTTTTGGTGCCGTTCGCCTCAGCATCCCATTCCTACGAAATCGAGGAATGGGATGCCAGTTGGTTCACAAAACCATCTCAGATGTCAGCACTGGCTGACATTGAGGTCATTGACGACGCTATTGTAGGTCTGGAGTAGCGTTTCGGCGTCTTCTACCGCCTTCGGCTTCATCATCTGGAACGAGGCGCCATTCTTGCGATCCTTGGCATAGGTGCCGTCCTCGGTGCGCTGGATGATATCGCGCCCGGCTGCAAGATAGGCATTGGCGTGCAGCATAAAGCTCGCGCATGCCGTCTTGTCCTTCTCGCGGACCTTGTTGTCGAACTGGACGGCCATGGTGTTGAACTGGTCCAGGGACGCTTTGAATGCCGCCTTCTGGTCGCCCAATCCCTTGC
This genomic interval carries:
- a CDS encoding bifunctional cytochrome P450/NADPH--P450 reductase, translating into MATIPQPKGYPLIGNIAALDPKAPVQSLMRLARKHGPLFRIEMFGRGLVIVGSQALTEELCDETRFKKALHRPLQEARYVGGDGLFTAHDEEPNWGKAHRLLMPAFGPLGLRSMFDRMYDIAEQMMVRWERFGEGATIDVADNMTRLTLDTIALCAFDYRFNSFYQDAMHPFVAAMVGALEESGRRSRLPPGAGKLMLLRNRRFEADIRILRDVSDLLIAERHGDPRLGERGDLLDRMLTARDPETGEMLSRENIGYQMITFLVAGHETTSGLLSFATWLLLTHPEALAKAQAHVDDVLGGHVPTIDDIGRLTYVEQVLQETLRLWPTAPAFGVHPREATTIGGRYAVSPDDTLLILTPVLHRDPTVWDEPEAFRPERFAPEAAAKLPPHAWKPFGNGQRACIGRGFAMQEAILVMALMLQRFDISLADRDYKLEVSETLTLKPANLHIHARRRDGATARPRSTAQDAPTRPLTAPTEPSPGDNGPLLVLYGSNTGTSEAFAQRIGADAAVQGYAATVAPLDDYASGLPEGVPLIVATASYEGRPPDNAARFVTWVEGLPDHALDGRRYAVFGCGNRQWARTWQAIPKRVDAALAKAGAQALHPRGEGDAAGDLFGAFETWYAGLWPSLAASQGREPAVQAQPRIDVEVRRGTRERLLKLDELRHGTVLANRELVDLHRPSARSKRHIEIALPKGMTYRAGDYLAVLPSNPPETVRRALTRFGLEPNTEVIVHGAPGLPSALPVDRPVTAETLFGDYLELQQPATRGQISAIATTIACPPERKEAERLAQEDVYAAEILARRVTLLDLLERFASADMALGTFIAALPPMRARQYSIASSPLVDPNRCALTVSVLQAPALGGDRLHQGVASTFLARLKEGDTLGVAVRQSQAGFHLPANPLTPVIMVCAGSGIAPFRGFLQERAVRKAAGELLGPALLFFGVRDPDGDFLYREELEGWQDTDVVSLRMAFSATGQDGIVHVQDAIWRDREEIAGLFRAGARILLCGDGEHMAPAVREVFIRIYEAETDASHVEALAWAERIEREGVRYVADIYA
- a CDS encoding TetR/AcrR family transcriptional regulator, giving the protein MVAIVQCLQVMTAASMIDPAFGRSCRRPIGLLLIRYVGAHMRIGNPSVSKVLFLAELAYRTRMNEAPLTDRLPPRLLESARAEFGRHGFAKANVGRIATAAMMSKKTIYRHVASKEALLFAVIRSVVGELAATAGPPNPDAPPRVWLTGYLTAFCHLAFSDEGITSYRLVMSEGAQFPDVARIYIETIKTYGIRPLANQLAAYMSVGRMTIDDPDGTAMMLVSMVVADVLRDAALGLSGPPTDTGLQRLIERAVTIFLTGVLLDAC